A stretch of DNA from Cellulomonas xiejunii:
CAGGACCGCGTCACCGGCGCTCCGGATGGCCGTCGTCGAGGTGAGGCGCTCGCCGTTGACCGTCACGGCCTCCGCGCCGGCGGCCCACAGGCCGTTGACCAGCACCTGCAGGTCGTTGTCCTGCACGAGCTCGCTGCCGTCGTCCGGAGTCGTGCCGTCCGACGGGTCACCGTCGGTCAGCACCAGACGAAGGCCCGGACCGGTCACCGGGACCACGCCGGACTCCACCGCGTCACGCTGCAGCTGGGCGAACAGCTCGGGGTCGTCCGTGGAGGCGGCGTCCCCCTGCAGCTGGGCGATCTGCGCGGACATGGCGGCGTTCGCGTGCCGCAGCTCGTCGGCCCGCGCCGTCCCCTCCCGGATCTCCGCCTCGAGCAGCGCCCGCGCCTCCAGCGCCGCAGGCGCCGGTCGGCGCAGGGCGACGGCGGACGTCGTCGCGAACGTTCCGAGCAGGACGGCCAGCACCAGCAGCGCCACGCCTCCCCGCACCGTCCGTGGAGGCGTGCTGCCCTCCGCACGGCGCGCGGCGACCTCCTGGTAGCCCGGGTCCAGCGGCTGGCGGTAGACCTCGTTGATGAGCGTCATCGACTCGTCCGCCGCGCGCGGCGGCGCGGGAACCGCGTGCCGCGGGTTCACGTCGACCCGGCCGTGCGGGCCGCCCGGGTGTCACGACGCATGACCGACGCGGCCTGCGTGAGGTACAGCACGCCCGCGAACCAGTAGAGGGCCACACCCCACAGGGCGCACGCCCACCCCAGGACGCCTGCCACGACGCCCACCGGCGCCGGCCACTCCGAGAGCAGCAGGAGCGGGAACGCGTACATGATGGCGAAGGTGCCGGCCTTGCCCGCCAGGTGCACGCGCAGCGGCGGGTAGCCGGACCGGGCGAGCGCGAACAGCATCGCGGCGAGCACGACGTCCCGCACGACCAGCACTGCCACGAGCCACAGGGGGACGACGCCGCGCCACGCGAGGCCGACGAGCGTGACGAGGATGAACAGCCGGTCCGCCGCGGGGTCGAGCATCTGGCCCAAGCGCGTGACCTGGTGCATCCGCCGCGCCAGGACGCCGTCGAGCCAGTCGCTGGCACCGGAGAGCAGGAGCACCGCGAGAGCCCATGCGTCGTGCCCCTGAGCGACCAACCACGCGAACACGGGCACCATGAGCAGCCGCGCGAGGCTGATGGCGTTGGGCACGGTGAGCACGCGCGAGCTTGCCTCCACGTCCTGGCCCACACCCTCCCCCGTCGTCGTCCTGGTCGCGATCCTATGTCGCGCGTCGCCGCGACCCCCGCCGCGACGCGGCCCGCAACCCGTGCGTCACCCGGACGTGCATCCCGGGACGCCGGGCGCCGCGCGGTGGCAACCTCGTGCCATGGACGAGGCCGATGTGATCGAAGCGCTGCTGCGCGCCCCTGCGACGTGGGCCGTCGTCGGCCTGTCCGGCAACCGCGCCCGGGCGGCGTACGGGGTGTCGGCCTACCTCCAGCAGCTCGGGCACACGATCGTGCCGGTCCACCCGAGCGCGGAGACCGTCCACGGTGCCACCGGCTACGCCCGGCTGTCCGACCTGCCCGAGTCGCCCGACGCGGTGGACGTGTTCGTCAACAGCTCGCGCGCGGCCGCGGTCGTCGACGAGGCCGTGGCCGTGGGGGCCCGTGCCGTCTGGCTGCAGCTCGGTGTCCACGCCGACGAGGCGGTGGCCAGGGCCCGCCAGGCGGGGCTCGTCGTCGTGCAGGACACGTGCCCGGTGATCGAGGGACGGGCGCGCGGGCTCGGATGACGGGCCGCGCGCGGCAGCCGCGGATCGCCGTGTGCCAGAGGTCACGCCTGGCCCACTGCCCGGCCGAGCGCCTCAGCGGGTAGTGTGTCCGCGACATCTGGAGTCGTGTCGCATCCCCTCTCGTAGGGCGGTCAGCCGGTTCGTCCGGCAACCACCTGCCTTCTCGTGCACATTGCGTGCGCCGTCATCGACGGCGTGTGGTCTGGTTCGGGGTGAGCGACGTCCTGGTCGTCGTACCGACGTCCCGGCTCTCCCCCGCTGCCACCGAACGGTGATCCATGAGCACCCCCCTGTCTGCTGCCCTGCCCACGACCCCTGAGGCCCCCGCGACGACGTTCGCCGACCTGGGCCTGAGCTCCCAGATCCTCTCCGCCGTGGAGCGCCTCGGCTTCGCCGCGCCCACCCCCGTGCAGGCGCAGACGATCCCCGCGCTGCTCGCGGGCCGCGACGTCGTCGGCGTCGCGCAGACCGGCACCGGCAAGACCGCGGCCTTCGGTCTTCCCCTGCTGCAGTCGATCGACCCCACCATCGCGGCCGTGCAGGTCGTCGTGCTGACCCCGACGCGCGAGCTCGCCATGCAGGTCGCCGACGCGATCACCACCTTCGCGGCCGACATGCCGGGCCTGCAGGTCGTCCCCGTCTACGGCGGCTCGCCCTACCTCCCCCAGCAGCGGGCGCTCGCACGCGGCGCACAGGTCGTCGTCGGGACGCCCGGACGCGTCATCGACCACATCGAACGGCGCACCCTGCGTCTGCAGGACGTCCGCTTCCTCGTGCTCGACGAGGCCGACGAGATGCTGCGGATGGGATTCGCCGAGGACGTCGACAAGGTCCTGTCCGGCACGCCCGAGGGCCGTCAGGTCGCGCTGTTCTCCGCGACGATGCCCAGCCAGATCCGGCGGGTCGCGGACAAGCACCTCGTCAACCCGGTC
This window harbors:
- a CDS encoding DUF881 domain-containing protein — encoded protein: MTLINEVYRQPLDPGYQEVAARRAEGSTPPRTVRGGVALLVLAVLLGTFATTSAVALRRPAPAALEARALLEAEIREGTARADELRHANAAMSAQIAQLQGDAASTDDPELFAQLQRDAVESGVVPVTGPGLRLVLTDGDPSDGTTPDDGSELVQDNDLQVLVNGLWAAGAEAVTVNGERLTSTTAIRSAGDAVLVDSTALSSPYTVEAIGDAAAMQTRLARLSAGQHLASLGQYGIEVRVTAERELLLAGRGQLTLRSAQVLGDTETATGSDAASTAATAPGPQALGATSSGVAGSGRHDGEEFR
- a CDS encoding CDP-alcohol phosphatidyltransferase family protein, whose protein sequence is MLTVPNAISLARLLMVPVFAWLVAQGHDAWALAVLLLSGASDWLDGVLARRMHQVTRLGQMLDPAADRLFILVTLVGLAWRGVVPLWLVAVLVVRDVVLAAMLFALARSGYPPLRVHLAGKAGTFAIMYAFPLLLLSEWPAPVGVVAGVLGWACALWGVALYWFAGVLYLTQAASVMRRDTRAARTAGST
- a CDS encoding CoA-binding protein, producing the protein MDEADVIEALLRAPATWAVVGLSGNRARAAYGVSAYLQQLGHTIVPVHPSAETVHGATGYARLSDLPESPDAVDVFVNSSRAAAVVDEAVAVGARAVWLQLGVHADEAVARARQAGLVVVQDTCPVIEGRARGLG